A part of Caviibacter abscessus genomic DNA contains:
- a CDS encoding PTS sugar transporter subunit IIC yields the protein MSFKSFMSWIEEKFVPVAAKIGSQRHLVAVRDSFIAIMPITMVGSIAVLLNVFLRDLPNNYGLPEFAKFMSPIININGNVWFGSIAILSLVFVFALGYNIAQDYKTNPIAGGLVAFASYVVFLPQQASFEAEINGVKGIVENWGFINVNYLGASGLFTALITGMISTLIYVKLMNKKVTIKLPDSVPPAVNKAFASIIPGVVAIYFAAIVSYLISRYANTTLNDLIQTYIQLPLLGLSQGIFSVILLSFLVQLFWFFGLHGHNVLAPILDGIYQPALIQNIDHFTKGGSVDTLPYLWTRGSFDAFSQMGGSGVTIALIIAIFLFSKKEQPRAVAKLGVSMGVFNINEPVIFGMPIVLNPIYIIPFLIIPPICCIIGYVATALGIIPPVFVAVPWVLPPGIYAFFATGGSIMAAIISLLNVFIAFLIWTPFVLIANRMKEN from the coding sequence ATGAGTTTTAAAAGTTTTATGTCATGGATAGAGGAAAAATTTGTTCCTGTAGCTGCTAAAATAGGTTCTCAAAGACATTTAGTAGCTGTAAGAGATTCATTTATTGCAATTATGCCGATAACAATGGTTGGTTCGATAGCAGTATTATTAAATGTATTTTTAAGAGATTTACCAAATAATTATGGATTACCTGAGTTTGCAAAATTTATGAGTCCCATTATTAATATAAATGGTAATGTTTGGTTTGGTTCAATAGCAATATTATCATTAGTTTTTGTATTTGCATTAGGTTACAATATTGCACAAGATTATAAGACAAATCCTATTGCTGGAGGTTTAGTTGCGTTTGCTTCTTATGTAGTTTTCTTACCTCAACAAGCATCGTTTGAAGCTGAAATAAATGGAGTTAAAGGGATAGTTGAAAATTGGGGATTTATTAATGTAAATTATCTTGGAGCATCAGGACTATTTACAGCTTTAATAACAGGTATGATTTCAACATTAATATATGTTAAATTAATGAATAAAAAAGTAACAATAAAATTACCTGATAGCGTTCCGCCTGCTGTAAATAAAGCGTTTGCTTCTATAATTCCAGGAGTTGTAGCTATTTATTTTGCAGCAATAGTATCATATTTAATATCAAGATATGCTAACACTACATTAAATGATTTAATACAAACATATATACAATTACCACTTTTAGGACTTTCACAAGGAATATTTTCAGTAATATTGCTTTCATTTTTAGTACAATTATTCTGGTTTTTTGGATTACACGGTCACAATGTGTTAGCTCCAATACTTGATGGTATATATCAACCAGCATTAATACAAAATATAGATCATTTCACAAAAGGAGGTTCTGTAGATACATTACCATATTTATGGACTAGAGGTTCTTTTGATGCATTCTCTCAAATGGGAGGTTCAGGAGTAACAATAGCTTTAATAATAGCGATATTCTTATTTTCTAAAAAAGAACAACCTAGAGCGGTTGCAAAATTAGGGGTATCAATGGGTGTATTTAATATAAATGAACCTGTTATATTTGGAATGCCTATAGTATTAAATCCTATTTATATAATACCATTTTTAATAATACCTCCAATTTGTTGCATTATCGGATATGTAGCAACAGCTTTAGGTATTATTCCACCTGTATTTGTTGCAGTTCCTTGGGTATTACCTCCAGGTATATATGCTTTCTTTGCAACAGGTGGAAGCATTATGGCAGCGATCATTTCTTTACTTAATGTATTTATTGCTTTCTTAATATGGACACCATTTGTTTTAATTGCAAATAGAATGAAGGAGAATTAA
- a CDS encoding MurR/RpiR family transcriptional regulator: protein MNKHIISMVKNIIITKNICLTGNETVFLSFIEKTNFTKFNYTIEEMAKISYVSKATITRFSKKLGFSGFSELKYKINEINQDDVNSNNNYININNSFVYSNYLKTISNTHILTTNIKELIKKFNSFHSIYIIGIGSSNLVAIEFAYLLNNCNITNVEALTDTYNQNLKAGINNDKNLLICLSLSGKNHDIIDIASKFKKNKATILSISSNEIAPLKNFSDYFITAPSFTNKTSKILPLLIVIDMIACYLKNNKI from the coding sequence ATGAATAAGCATATTATATCAATGGTAAAAAATATAATAATTACAAAAAATATTTGTCTTACAGGAAATGAAACTGTTTTTTTATCTTTTATTGAAAAAACAAATTTTACTAAATTTAATTACACTATTGAAGAAATGGCAAAAATTTCTTATGTATCTAAAGCTACTATAACAAGATTTTCAAAAAAACTTGGCTTTAGTGGTTTTAGTGAATTAAAATATAAAATAAATGAAATAAATCAAGATGATGTAAACAGTAATAACAATTACATAAATATCAACAATAGCTTTGTTTATTCAAATTACCTAAAAACCATATCAAATACTCATATCCTAACTACAAATATTAAAGAACTTATAAAAAAATTTAATAGTTTTCATTCAATATACATAATAGGTATAGGATCAAGTAATCTTGTAGCAATAGAATTTGCTTATTTATTAAACAATTGCAATATAACAAATGTTGAAGCTTTAACTGATACATATAATCAAAATTTAAAAGCAGGAATTAATAATGATAAAAATTTACTGATATGTTTATCACTTTCAGGAAAAAATCATGATATAATTGATATTGCCTCTAAATTTAAAAAAAATAAAGCAACAATTTTGAGTATTAGTTCTAATGAAATTGCTCCTTTAAAAAATTTTTCAGACTATTTTATAACTGCACCTTCATTTACAAATAAAACGTCTAAAATTTTGCCGCTATTAATTGTAATTGATATGATTGCATGTTATCTAAAAAACAACAAAATCTAA
- a CDS encoding MarR family transcriptional regulator — translation MYAEVEKIIDEFYKLYYKIEQLHLDTTIKCLTTNEIHIINAIGQDKVTMNDLADRLDITMGTMSVSVNKLEKKKFIYREKSVEDKRKIYVALTKKGEIAYNFSGDFNASIIEKAAENINKKDLKIFYDVFKKMTINLYEIRRKLQPETLYKFKEKDILIIDEVRGNEVMIKYFAEKGFTIGKNITVIEKTKNSMTVEIDKNLKTIGSEDAQLVYVIKKEV, via the coding sequence ATGTATGCTGAAGTAGAAAAAATTATAGATGAGTTTTATAAACTTTATTATAAAATAGAACAATTGCATCTTGATACAACAATAAAATGCTTGACTACAAACGAAATACATATAATAAACGCTATAGGTCAAGATAAAGTTACTATGAATGACTTAGCAGATAGACTTGATATAACAATGGGAACTATGTCTGTTTCGGTAAATAAATTAGAAAAAAAGAAGTTTATTTATCGTGAAAAATCTGTTGAAGACAAAAGAAAAATTTATGTAGCTTTAACTAAAAAAGGGGAAATTGCATATAATTTCAGCGGAGATTTTAATGCTTCTATTATAGAAAAAGCAGCTGAAAATATAAATAAAAAGGATTTGAAAATTTTTTACGATGTTTTTAAGAAAATGACTATAAATTTATATGAAATAAGAAGAAAATTACAACCGGAAACATTATATAAGTTTAAAGAAAAAGATATATTAATTATTGATGAAGTTCGTGGAAACGAAGTAATGATAAAATATTTTGCAGAAAAAGGTTTTACTATAGGTAAAAATATTACGGTTATTGAAAAGACAAAAAATTCAATGACTGTTGAAATTGACAAAAATTTAAAAACTATTGGAAGTGAAGATGCACAATTAGTTTATGTGATAAAAAAGGAAGTATAA
- a CDS encoding PTS sugar transporter subunit IIB has translation MLNILLVCTAGMSTSVLVEKMKSKAEQIGKKVNIKAIGDTALSEHVNDYDVVLLGPQIKFLYSKIRNEVPAEKPVEVINMMDYGTMNAEKILERAFEITK, from the coding sequence ATGTTAAACATATTACTTGTATGTACTGCTGGTATGTCAACAAGTGTTTTAGTAGAAAAGATGAAAAGCAAGGCTGAACAAATCGGAAAAAAAGTCAATATAAAGGCAATAGGTGATACAGCTTTATCAGAACATGTAAATGATTATGATGTTGTTTTATTAGGACCTCAAATTAAGTTTTTATATTCAAAAATAAGAAATGAAGTTCCTGCTGAAAAACCTGTAGAAGTTATTAATATGATGGATTATGGGACTATGAATGCAGAAAAAATATTAGAAAGAGCATTTGAAATAACAAAATAG
- a CDS encoding PTS lactose/cellobiose transporter subunit IIA — protein sequence MSEEMEEVCFSLISTVGMAKSLFIEAINDARKGEYELAKEKIEEGEQIFSKGHDIHLNLVQKEAQGKNVEVSLLLIHAQDQLMNAETFKILAYEFIELYKKVNENNEK from the coding sequence ATGAGTGAAGAAATGGAAGAAGTTTGCTTTTCACTTATTAGCACTGTGGGAATGGCAAAGTCATTATTTATAGAAGCAATTAATGATGCAAGAAAAGGTGAATATGAACTTGCTAAAGAGAAAATAGAAGAAGGAGAGCAAATATTTTCGAAAGGGCATGATATTCATTTAAATTTGGTTCAAAAAGAAGCACAAGGTAAAAATGTAGAAGTATCGCTACTTTTAATTCATGCACAAGATCAACTTATGAATGCAGAAACATTTAAGATATTAGCGTATGAGTTTATAGAATTATATAAAAAGGTTAATGAAAATAATGAAAAATAA
- the malQ gene encoding 4-alpha-glucanotransferase produces the protein MLKKQITDDLSIKINSLLDEMGAKVDLDLPEVDKNKTLENLLKHLEIEGEEKMRKAGILLHPTSLPGKYRVGTLGKECKKFIDFLEKSKQSLWQVFPLGPTGYGDSPYQCFSAFAGNPYLIDLENLVELGLLSEEDIKVCYSEDDNYVDYGKLYEIKNPLLEKAYDKHELLNDEFVEFKKENSSWLDNYTLFISIKNYNQGASWDVWDKDIKFREPKAIEKYEKLLAEQIDKQKFIQFLFFKQWKEIKKYANSKNIQIIGDIPIFVAFDSADAWANTDIFLFDNDLKPCCVAGVPPDYFSATGQLWGNPLYNWDKMRETGYKWWIERIGANLSVCDIIRIDHFRGFESYWEIPYGEQTAINGKWVKGPGIDFFNKLKETFGELNIIAEDLGILTDEVVKLKESAGLPGMKILQFAFDGDMTNDYLPHNFEQNCVVYTGTHDNDTTQGWYNSLNDEERNRVKSYINNWDDAGIVWNLIRLTHNSIAKFSIIPMQDYLCLDSRARINTPGVSSGNWMFRIKENAMSDELANSIADLTKNSGR, from the coding sequence ATGCTAAAAAAACAAATAACTGATGATTTGAGTATAAAAATAAATTCGTTACTAGACGAAATGGGAGCTAAAGTTGATTTAGATTTACCAGAAGTTGATAAAAATAAGACTTTAGAAAATTTACTTAAACATTTAGAGATTGAAGGAGAAGAAAAAATGAGAAAAGCTGGAATATTACTTCATCCAACATCATTACCTGGAAAGTATAGAGTAGGAACTTTAGGAAAAGAATGCAAAAAGTTTATTGATTTTTTAGAAAAATCAAAACAAAGCTTATGGCAAGTTTTTCCACTTGGTCCAACTGGTTATGGTGATTCACCATATCAATGTTTTTCAGCATTTGCAGGAAATCCTTATTTAATAGACTTAGAAAATCTTGTAGAATTAGGATTACTTAGTGAAGAGGATATTAAGGTATGTTATAGTGAAGATGATAACTACGTAGATTACGGGAAATTATATGAAATAAAAAATCCTTTACTTGAAAAAGCTTATGACAAACACGAACTTTTAAATGATGAGTTTGTTGAATTTAAGAAAGAAAACAGTTCTTGGCTTGATAACTACACACTATTTATTTCAATAAAAAATTATAATCAAGGAGCTTCTTGGGACGTTTGGGATAAGGATATTAAATTTAGAGAACCTAAAGCTATTGAAAAATATGAAAAATTATTAGCTGAACAAATAGATAAACAAAAGTTTATACAATTTTTATTCTTTAAACAATGGAAAGAGATTAAAAAGTATGCAAATAGCAAAAATATACAAATAATAGGAGATATACCTATTTTTGTTGCTTTTGATTCTGCTGATGCTTGGGCAAATACAGATATATTCTTATTTGATAATGATTTAAAACCATGCTGTGTTGCCGGAGTTCCGCCTGATTATTTCAGTGCAACTGGGCAATTGTGGGGAAACCCTTTATACAACTGGGATAAAATGAGAGAGACAGGATATAAATGGTGGATTGAAAGAATAGGTGCAAACTTATCAGTTTGTGATATTATTAGAATAGACCATTTTAGAGGATTTGAATCATATTGGGAAATACCTTATGGTGAGCAAACAGCAATTAATGGTAAATGGGTAAAAGGTCCTGGCATTGATTTTTTCAATAAATTAAAAGAGACTTTTGGTGAATTGAATATAATAGCAGAAGATTTAGGTATACTTACAGATGAAGTTGTAAAATTAAAAGAAAGTGCTGGATTACCAGGTATGAAGATTTTACAATTTGCATTTGATGGAGATATGACAAATGACTATCTTCCACATAATTTTGAACAAAATTGTGTAGTTTATACAGGAACACATGATAATGATACAACTCAAGGATGGTATAATTCATTAAATGATGAAGAGCGTAATAGAGTAAAAAGTTATATAAATAACTGGGACGACGCAGGTATAGTTTGGAATTTAATAAGACTCACACATAACAGTATTGCAAAATTTAGCATAATACCTATGCAAGATTATTTATGTTTAGATAGTAGAGCAAGAATAAATACTCCAGGAGTTTCATCAGGAAACTGGATGTTTAGAATAAAAGAAAATGCAATGTCAGATGAACTTGCAAATTCAATAGCAGATCTTACAAAAAATTCTGGTAGATAA
- a CDS encoding glycoside hydrolase family 1 protein: protein MLKFPDNFYWGSATSATQSEGTFEGDNKTDNIWDFWYKLEPFKFHNEIGTKKTSSVYKYYKEDVELMKQIGHNSFRTSISWSRLFPTKDGKINEKAVSFYTDYFKMIKDAGIKLFINLYHFDMPMYLQEQGGFESKTIINIYKKYAKTCFEIFGKYVDRWFTFNEPIVHVECGYLYLYHYPMEVNPKKAVQVAFNTMVCSAAAISEFRKLNLNSKIGIILNLTPAYPRSNNPCDIKAARIAELFANKSFLNPSILGEYPKELIEIIKKHDLMPCYTQEELDLIKNNTVDFLGVNYYQPLRVKAKEHIYSDTAPFMPTYYYDIYDMPGKKINPYRGWEIYPQAIYDICENIRKNYKNIEWFISENGMGVENEERFRKNNIIEDDYRIDFIKSHLKYLHKGIEEGSNCIGYQVWTFIDCWSWLNSYKNRYGLVELDLNTNKRIIKKSGYWFKNLSDNNGFKE from the coding sequence ATGTTAAAATTTCCGGATAATTTTTACTGGGGAAGTGCTACAAGTGCAACTCAAAGTGAAGGAACTTTTGAAGGCGATAATAAAACAGATAATATATGGGATTTTTGGTATAAGTTGGAACCGTTTAAGTTTCATAATGAAATAGGTACAAAGAAAACGAGTTCTGTTTATAAGTATTATAAAGAAGATGTAGAACTTATGAAACAAATCGGACATAATTCATTTAGAACTTCTATATCATGGTCAAGACTTTTTCCTACTAAAGATGGAAAAATTAATGAAAAAGCCGTATCATTTTACACTGATTACTTTAAAATGATAAAAGATGCAGGGATAAAGCTTTTTATTAATTTATATCATTTTGATATGCCCATGTATTTACAAGAACAAGGTGGTTTTGAAAGTAAGACGATTATAAATATTTATAAAAAATATGCAAAAACATGTTTTGAAATTTTTGGAAAATATGTTGATAGATGGTTTACTTTCAATGAACCTATAGTGCATGTTGAGTGTGGGTATTTGTATTTATATCATTATCCAATGGAAGTAAATCCTAAAAAAGCAGTACAAGTTGCATTTAATACAATGGTGTGCTCAGCAGCAGCAATAAGTGAATTTAGAAAACTTAATTTAAATAGTAAAATTGGAATTATATTGAATTTAACTCCAGCATATCCCAGATCAAATAATCCTTGTGATATAAAGGCAGCTAGAATAGCAGAATTATTTGCTAATAAAAGTTTTTTAAATCCATCAATTTTAGGAGAATATCCTAAAGAACTTATTGAAATAATAAAAAAACATGATTTAATGCCTTGTTATACACAAGAGGAATTAGATCTTATAAAAAACAATACAGTTGATTTTTTAGGTGTAAATTATTATCAACCGCTTAGAGTAAAGGCAAAAGAACATATTTATTCAGATACAGCTCCATTTATGCCTACGTATTATTATGATATATATGATATGCCAGGTAAAAAAATAAATCCTTATAGAGGTTGGGAAATATACCCTCAAGCAATTTATGATATTTGTGAAAATATTAGAAAAAATTATAAAAATATTGAATGGTTTATCTCAGAAAACGGTATGGGTGTTGAAAACGAAGAAAGATTTAGAAAAAATAATATAATTGAAGATGATTATAGAATAGATTTTATAAAATCACATCTTAAGTATTTACATAAGGGAATTGAAGAAGGTAGTAATTGTATAGGTTATCAAGTTTGGACTTTTATTGATTGTTGGTCTTGGCTTAACTCATATAAAAATAGATACGGGTTAGTAGAGCTAGATTTAAATACTAATAAAAGAATAATAAAAAAATCAGGATATTGGTTTAAAAATTTAAGTGATAATAATGGATTTAAGGAGTGA
- a CDS encoding DUF3284 domain-containing protein, which produces MKIQRHLEVTPQEFFDVLSFSITHDIKENGKLGEIKKGFCYTKKISNGITADIEILNYKYPTLYEVKISTYMGSNIIKYEIKDKEIIYTECYYPKNLLYKLNYFLTYLFLYLRNKKNINMQITQMQEYIKQNRI; this is translated from the coding sequence ATGAAAATACAAAGACATTTAGAAGTAACTCCGCAAGAATTTTTTGATGTATTGAGTTTTTCAATTACTCATGATATAAAAGAAAACGGTAAATTAGGTGAAATAAAAAAAGGATTTTGTTATACAAAGAAAATTTCAAATGGAATAACAGCTGATATTGAAATATTAAATTATAAATATCCTACTTTATATGAAGTTAAGATAAGTACATATATGGGTTCTAACATAATAAAATATGAAATAAAGGATAAAGAAATAATATATACGGAATGTTATTATCCCAAAAATTTATTATACAAATTAAATTATTTTTTAACATATTTATTCTTATATTTAAGAAATAAGAAAAATATTAATATGCAAATAACGCAAATGCAAGAGTATATTAAGCAAAATAGAATATGA
- the rsgA gene encoding ribosome small subunit-dependent GTPase A codes for MSLIKGKVIRKIQGFYEVLSNDKIYICKLKGILKKSNNKLNCVIGDIVEFNEESVIESIYDRKNLLLRPLISNIDFVAITLAIKDPKIDFINLQKNLLWIDKQEINKILILTKIDLLNDSEKNLILSEISEQFRNIKIFCISIKTKEGLQELKTYLKGKYIVLSGPSGVGKSSLVNYILEEQVLKTGEVSEKTKKGKNTTIDTRYFEKNDIKIFDTPGYSLVGMPKFENEKQVQEYISEFKLYIGLCKFKDCVHINEPNCYIKKLVSEDIINKKRYEFYKSVIENGD; via the coding sequence GTGAGTCTAATTAAGGGCAAAGTAATTAGAAAAATACAAGGTTTTTATGAAGTATTGTCTAATGATAAAATATATATTTGTAAATTAAAAGGTATTTTAAAAAAATCAAATAACAAACTTAATTGTGTTATTGGAGATATAGTAGAATTTAATGAAGAGTCGGTTATAGAAAGTATTTATGACAGAAAAAATTTACTTTTAAGACCTTTAATATCAAATATTGACTTTGTCGCAATAACATTAGCCATAAAAGACCCTAAAATAGATTTTATTAATTTGCAAAAAAATTTGCTTTGGATTGATAAGCAGGAAATAAATAAAATTCTAATACTGACAAAAATAGATTTACTAAATGACAGTGAAAAAAATTTAATTTTATCTGAAATAAGTGAGCAATTCAGAAATATAAAAATTTTTTGTATAAGTATTAAAACAAAAGAAGGATTACAAGAATTGAAAACTTATTTAAAAGGTAAATATATTGTATTGTCAGGACCTAGTGGAGTTGGAAAATCAAGTCTTGTAAACTATATACTAGAAGAGCAAGTATTAAAAACAGGAGAAGTTAGCGAAAAAACTAAAAAAGGAAAAAATACAACAATAGATACCAGATATTTTGAAAAAAATGATATAAAAATATTTGATACACCGGGATATTCTCTAGTAGGAATGCCTAAATTTGAAAATGAAAAACAGGTACAAGAGTATATATCTGAGTTTAAACTTTATATAGGTTTATGTAAATTTAAAGATTGTGTACATATTAATGAGCCTAATTGTTATATAAAAAAATTGGTTTCTGAGGATATTATAAATAAAAAAAGATATGAGTTTTATAAATCAGTTATAGAAAATGGAGATTAA
- the rpe gene encoding ribulose-phosphate 3-epimerase — translation MEIKIAPSLLSADFSDLKNEVIAIEKAGATHLHLDVMDGDFVPNITFGAGVISAIRPHTSLIFDIHMMVTNPERYIKDMVDAGANSITVHAEATKHLDRVVDLIKSYGVKACVALNPATPISAIENVVDKLDMILVMSVNPGFGGQKFIPNAVNKIKKLRALYPNIDIEVDGGINDKTCSCVKEAGANVLVAGSYVFSGNYKAKIDSLK, via the coding sequence ATGGAAATAAAAATAGCACCATCACTATTGTCAGCAGATTTTAGTGATTTAAAAAATGAGGTTATAGCAATAGAAAAAGCAGGAGCTACACATTTACATTTAGATGTTATGGATGGAGATTTTGTACCAAATATTACTTTTGGAGCAGGAGTTATTTCTGCAATAAGACCTCATACATCATTAATATTTGATATACATATGATGGTAACTAATCCTGAAAGATATATAAAAGATATGGTTGATGCGGGAGCTAACAGTATAACTGTTCACGCAGAAGCAACAAAACATTTAGATAGAGTAGTTGATTTAATAAAATCATATGGAGTAAAAGCTTGCGTTGCTCTAAATCCAGCAACTCCGATATCAGCAATTGAAAATGTAGTTGATAAACTTGATATGATATTAGTTATGTCTGTTAATCCAGGTTTTGGAGGACAAAAATTTATACCAAATGCTGTAAATAAAATAAAAAAACTTAGAGCTTTATATCCTAATATAGATATAGAAGTAGACGGAGGAATAAACGATAAAACTTGTTCTTGTGTAAAAGAAGCAGGAGCAAATGTATTAGTTGCCGGGTCTTACGTTTTTTCAGGAAACTATAAGGCAAAAATTGATAGTTTAAAGTAA
- a CDS encoding Rqc2 family fibronectin-binding protein has translation MIYLDGIGFSFLIKELKNEIQNSRISKINVYDTNSFSIQLLKHHLYFDNKNEPIVYLSYNKMQNTQYENPFVLSLRKYILGALIRDVYGYNQDRLIIFDIEKLNMLGIIEKYKLIFELFPKSSNVILVDENDNIKAVMYVNIKMKRKLVTNAKYEYPESVSPYGKFMKELSDEKRQEFSTSYKPLLFSNNVFTYNKFYNLDYTEFKTLNDGFNEYFKKINEASSIQNKKRPLVKFVNKNLKRLEKILEKNKQDIENNKDYEKYKIMGDLLAANIYKIKYKDENIRVLNYYTNEEITIELDKNLSASKNVEKMYSKYAKAKRREENLNTRTKDVLSEISYYNEQLLFIDKEQDLIGLEEIEKELGLLNNKIKVNKDKKRELQKIEYMGYNIYIGRNNIENDKITFEIANNLDLWFHAKDVPGSHVILSGKNPSNEVIMYAATLAAKNSKSDGNVLVDYCLKKYVKKIAHAKKGQVIYDNYKSIKV, from the coding sequence ATGATATATTTAGATGGAATTGGATTTAGTTTTTTAATAAAGGAATTAAAAAATGAAATTCAAAATTCAAGAATTTCAAAAATTAATGTTTATGATACAAATTCATTTTCTATACAATTATTAAAGCACCATTTATATTTTGATAATAAAAACGAACCTATAGTATATTTAAGTTATAATAAAATGCAAAATACACAATATGAAAATCCGTTTGTTTTATCTCTTAGAAAATATATTTTAGGTGCGTTAATAAGAGATGTTTACGGATATAATCAAGATAGACTTATAATATTTGATATAGAAAAACTTAACATGCTTGGAATTATTGAAAAATATAAATTAATATTTGAGCTTTTTCCTAAATCATCTAATGTGATTTTAGTAGATGAAAATGATAATATTAAAGCAGTAATGTATGTAAATATTAAAATGAAAAGAAAACTTGTAACTAATGCTAAATATGAGTATCCTGAAAGTGTAAGTCCTTATGGAAAATTTATGAAAGAATTAAGTGATGAAAAAAGACAAGAATTTAGTACTAGTTATAAACCATTACTTTTTTCAAACAACGTTTTTACATATAATAAATTTTATAACTTAGATTATACTGAATTTAAAACTTTAAATGATGGTTTTAATGAATATTTTAAAAAAATAAATGAAGCAAGTTCTATACAAAATAAGAAAAGACCATTAGTAAAATTTGTAAATAAAAACTTAAAAAGACTTGAAAAAATACTTGAAAAAAATAAACAAGATATTGAAAATAACAAAGATTATGAAAAGTATAAAATAATGGGAGATTTACTTGCAGCAAATATATATAAAATAAAATATAAAGATGAAAATATCAGAGTTTTAAATTATTACACAAATGAGGAAATAACAATAGAGCTTGATAAAAATTTGTCAGCTTCTAAAAATGTTGAAAAAATGTACTCTAAATATGCGAAAGCAAAGAGAAGAGAAGAAAATTTAAATACCAGAACAAAAGATGTATTATCTGAAATTTCTTATTATAATGAACAATTACTTTTTATAGATAAAGAACAAGATTTAATAGGTCTTGAAGAAATAGAAAAAGAGTTAGGTTTGTTAAATAATAAGATAAAAGTTAATAAGGATAAAAAAAGAGAATTACAAAAAATTGAATACATGGGATATAACATATACATAGGAAGAAATAATATAGAAAATGATAAAATTACGTTTGAAATTGCCAATAATTTAGATTTATGGTTTCATGCAAAAGATGTTCCTGGCTCTCACGTAATTTTATCAGGTAAAAATCCAAGTAATGAAGTGATAATGTATGCTGCAACATTGGCAGCTAAGAATTCAAAGTCTGATGGAAATGTTTTGGTTGATTATTGTTTAAAAAAATATGTAAAAAAAATAGCACATGCAAAAAAAGGGCAAGTAATTTATGATAATTATAAAAGTATAAAAGTGTAA